The following proteins come from a genomic window of Trifolium pratense cultivar HEN17-A07 linkage group LG4, ARS_RC_1.1, whole genome shotgun sequence:
- the LOC123882296 gene encoding TMV resistance protein N-like isoform X2: MAISEEQSHGFAYDVFLSFRGEDTRHNIVGYLLDAFEKRGIKVFYDDTSLKIGEELSAAFCKAIEESNISVIVLSEDYASSRWCLNELAKIMECTKRNKKQIALPIFYHVDPSDVRNQRNSYGKAMVAHQTRFGKDLGKIKAWTAALSDVANLKGHHINTGFEINHVKEIAEKVHTNIAPKPLIDGENPVGLDQRIEEVKSLLDLKPNDDTVCLLGIIGLGGIGKTELAKALYNKIVHKFEAASILENVREKWNRINGPEYLQKTLLLEMFEEPETAWGSTSKGIKEIKHKLGRKKVLLVLDDVDEMKQLENLAGGSDWFGPGSRIIITTRDKGLFMGTHPIEVKTYEMTELNDQHSLELFCRNAFAKSNPKARYEVVSSRAVGYAKGLPLALKVIGSNLATRKSLKAWESALKDYERIPHTGIQDVLKVSYDVLESNAQSVFLDIACFFKGKRIEYVEEILDEFSAASNIEELVNKSLLNVDNGYLNMHDLIQDMGREIVRKEAPNNPTKRSRLWHQQDVIDVLSANDYGSDAIQGIMLDPPQRITEVDWNDTAFEKMNRLRILIVRNTIFSSEPKHLPNHLRLLDWDVYPSKTFPPKFYPRDIIILKLPNSQLTIEGPFKKFSYLIVMDFSYNQSITTMPDVSKVENLRELRLDNCRNLTMVHESIGFIKHLVHLSASGCTKLKNFLQRMFLPSLEVLDLNYCVNLTHFPDIVNEMNKPLKIHMMGTSIKKLPNSVGNLIGLVSIDMEHSEKLEYLPSSLFRLPNVLAFDFGSCPKLAGSFRKFLPDSPSEANERSTLKTMHCEESGLSDEDIQAILICFPKLEELIASSNNFISLPSCIKVFDHLTDLDVRMCKKLQTIPECTNLRILNVDDCTSLTNISTLPRIVQKIDARKCFNFSSETSDLLWDQVKKERHLIEIVMPGIKVPKWFNYICKDGIPCLWVRGKFPSVSLALVFQYADGKERINHDLVQLQLVINGQSVTHKGCYNFIIEPHHVLVCDLRVLFNDEEWLNRDALLLKHEWNQLQISYEAKNSMVTLSEWGVFVYKQGAVNLKKHVQFTCPMKSDEEQSDGFIYDVFLSFRGEDTQENIFGLLEAFENRGINVFYDDKKLELGEDISPAFCKAIEESNILVIVLSEDYASSTWCLDELVKIMECTKRNNKQIALPIFYLVDPSDVRHQRNKYGEAMVSHQKRFGKDAEKIKAWTAALSDVANLKGHHIDTGHKIDHVNVILKEIAEKIGVMILSISNYFDFFDYRSF, from the exons ATGGCAATTTCTGAAGAACAGTCACATGGTTTCGCCTATGATGTTTTCCTCAGTTTTAGAGGGGAAGACACACGGCACAATATTGTTGGATATCTTCTTGACGCATTTGAGAAGAGGGGAATCAAAGTTTTCTATGATGATACAAGTCTGAAAATAGGGGAAGAATTGTCAGCTGCATTTTGTAAAGCCATAGAAGAATCTAATATCTCAGTTATTGTTTTATCTGAGGATTATGCATCTTCTAGGTGGTGCCTTAATGAACTCGCAAAGATCATGGAATGTACGAAAAGGAACAAGAAACAAATTGCTCTTCCAATATTTTACCATGTTGATCCATCTGATGTACGAAACCAAAGAAACAGTTATGGCAAAGCCATGGTTGCTCATCAGACGAGGTTTGGAAAAGACTTGGGAAAAATAAAAGCATGGACAGCAGCATTGTCTGACGTCGCAAACTTGAAAGGTCACCATATCAACACTGG GTTCGAAATCAATCATGTTAAAGAGATTGCGGAAAAGGTCCACACTAATATAGCTCCAAAACCTTTAATTGATGGTGAGAATCCAGTTGGACTTGATCAACGCATAGAAGAAGTGAAGTCACTTCTAGACTTGAAACCAAATGATGACACTGTATGCTTGTTGGGCATAATTGGACTTGGCGGAATAGGGAAAACTGAACTTGCCAAAGCACTGTATAACAAGATTGTGCACAAATTTGAAGCTGCAAGTATACTTGAAAATGTTAGAGAGAAGTGGAACAGAATCAATGGCCCAGAATATCTACAAAAGACCCTTTTATTAGAGATGTTTGAGGAGCCAGAAACTGCGTGGGGAAGTACAAGTAAAGGAATCAAAGAAATAAAACACAAGCTTGGAAGGAAAAAGGTTCTTTTGGTACTTGACGATGTTGATGAGATGAAACAATTAGAAAACTTGGCAGGAGGAAGTGATTGGTTTGGTCCAGGTAGTAGGATCATTATAACTACAAGGGATAAAGGTTTATTCATGGGTACTCATCCAATTGAAGTTAAGACTTATGAAATGACTGAACTTAATGATCAACATTCTCTTGAGTTGTTTTGTCGAAATGCCTTTGCAAAAAGCAATCCTAAAGCACGATATGAAGTTGTGTCCTCCCGTGCCGTTGGTTATGCAAAAGGTCTTCCACTAGCTTTAAAAGTTATAGGATCCAATTTGGCTACTAGAAAAAGTTTAAAAGCTTGGGAGTCTGCATTGAAAGATTATGAAAGGATTCCGCATACAGGGATTCAAGATGTGCTTAAAGTAAGCTATGATGTGTTGGAGTCTAATGCTCAAAGTGTTTTTCTAGATATAGCATGCTTCTTCAAAGGGAAAAGAATAGAATATGTTGAAGAAATACTTGATGAATTCAGTGCAGCATCAAATATTGAAGAGCTTGTTAATAAATCTCTCTTGAATGTTGATAATGGATACTTGAATATGCATGACCTAATACAAGATATGGGCAGAGAGATTGTTAGGAAAGAGGCACCAAATAATCCTACAAAACGTAGTAGATTATGGCATCAACAAGATGTCATCGATGTATTATCGGCCAATGATTAT ggAAGTGATGCAATTCAAGGGATAATGCTTGATCCTCCCCAACGTATAACAGAAGTAGATTGGAATGATACTGCTTTTGAGAAGATGAACCGTCTTAGAATTCTTATTGTTAGAAATACAATCTTTTCATCAGAGCCTAAACATCTTCCAAATCATTTAAGGCTACTTGACTGGGATGTATACCCTTCAAAGACTTTCCCACCAAAATTTTACCCGAGGGATATCATCATCTTAAAATTGCCTAATAGTCAACTTACAATTGAAGGGCCATTTAAG AAATTTTCATATCTTATTGTCATGGATTTCTCATATAATCAATCTATCACAACAATGCCTGATGTGTCCAAAGTTGAAAATTTGAGAGAATTGCGACTTGATAATTGTCGAAACTTAACTATGGTTCATGAATCCATTGGATTTATCAAACATCTTGTCCACTTAAGCGCTTCGGGATGTACCAAACTTAAAAACTTTTTGCAAAGAATGTTTTTACCATCTCTAGAAGTCCTTGACCTTAATTATTGTGTAAATCTTACTCACTTCCCAGATATAGTGAACGAGATGAATAAACCATTGAAGATTCATATGATGGGTACCTCTATTAAGAAGTTGCCAAATTCTGTTGGTAATCTTATTGGACTTGTTTCAATAGACATGGAACATAGTGAGAAACTCGAATATCTACCAAGTAGCTTATTCAGGTTACCAAATGTTCTTGCTTTTGACTTTGGAAGTTGTCCTAAACTTGCTGGATCTTTCAGAAAATTTCTACCTGATAGCCCTTCAGAAGCCAATGAACGTTCAACATTAAAAACAATGCATTGTGAAGAAAGTGGTTTGTCAGATGAAGATATTCAGGCAATTCTCATATGTTTTCCAAAATTGGAAGAATTGATTGCATCAAGTAACAATTTTATCTCTCTCCCATCGTGCATTAAAGTTTTTGATCACTTGACAGATCTTGATGTTAGAATGTGCAAAAAGCTTCAAACAATTCCCGAATGCACCAACTTGAGAATTTTGAATGTCGATGATTGTACGAGTCTTACAAACATTTCAACATTGCCACGCATTGTTCAAAAAATAGATGCAAGAAAATGCTTCAACTTTTCTTCGGAGACATCAGACCTGCTATGGGATCAG GTGAAAAAAGAGAGGCATCTAATAGAAATTGTGATGCCTGGAATCAAGGTTCCAAAATGGTTCAACTATATATGTAAAGACGGAATTCCATGTTTATGGGTTCGTGGGAAGTTTCCCAGTGTTTCTTTAGCATTGGTGTTCCAATATGCGGATGGGAAGGAAAGAATAAATCATGATCTTGTTCAACTTCAATTGGTTATCAACGGTCAATCTGTGACTCACAAAGGCTGTTACAACTTCATAATTGAACCGCATCATGTTTTAGTTTGTGATCTACGAGTCTTATTCAATGACGAGGAGTGGCTAAATCGTGATGCATTACTGCTTAAGCATGAATGGAATCAACTGCAAATTTCATAtgaagccaagaacagcatggtGACACTAAGTGAATGGGGAGTTTTTGTGTACAAACAAGGAGCTGTTAACTTGAAAAAACATGTTCAATTCACATGTCCTATGAAAAGTGATGAAGAACAGTCGGATGGTTTCATCTATGATGTTTTCCTCAGTTTTAGAGGGGAAGACACGCAGGAGAATATTTTTGGACTTCTTGAAGCATTTGAGAACAGGGGAATCAATGTTTTCTATGATGATAAAAAACTTGAATTAGGGGAAGACATTTCACCTGCATTTTGTAAAGCCATAGAAGAGTCTAATATCTTAGTTATTGTTTTATCTGAGGATTATGCATCTTCTACATGGTGCCTTGATGAACTTGTGAAGATCATGGAATGTACGAAGAGAAACAATAAACAAATTGCTCTTCCAATTTTTTACCTTGTTGATCCATCAGATGTACGACATCAAAGAAACAAGTATGGAGAAGCCATGGTTTCTCATCAGAAGAGGTTTGGAAAAGACGCAGAAAAAATTAAAGCATGGACAGCAGCATTGTCTGACGTGGCAAACTTGAAAGGTCACCATATCGACACTGG GCACAAAATCGATCACGTTAATGTTATATTAAAAGAGATTGCCGAAAAGATCGGAGTTATGATCCTCTCAATTTCCAATTATTTCGATTTCTTCGATTACCGAAGTTTTTAA
- the LOC123882305 gene encoding alanine--glyoxylate aminotransferase 2 homolog 3, mitochondrial-like, whose translation MAKGIGNDIPLGAVVTTPEIAKVLTRQRYYSCGNPVCTAAGWAVLKVIEKEKLQENAFVVRSHLKERLKALKDKYDEVISDVRGQRFRASS comes from the exons ATGGCAAAG GGTATTGGAAATGACATTCCTCTTGGTGCTGTTGTAACTACTCCTGAGATTGCAAAGGTCTTGACTCGCCAACGTTACTACTCATGTGGAAATCCGGTCTGTACAGCTGCAGGATGGGCTGTTTTAAAAGTAATAGAGAAGGAAAAGCTTCAAGAAAATGCATTTGTAGTGAGGTCCCATTTAAAAGAGAGGCTTAAAGCGCTCAAGGACAAATATGATGAAG tAATTAGTGATGTGAGAGGACAAAGGTTTCGTGCTTCCTCATAG
- the LOC123882297 gene encoding TMV resistance protein N-like isoform X2, protein MANYEEPSDRFTCDVFLSFRGEDTRYSFMGYLLDAFQKRGIKVFYDDKSLKIGEELSPAFYKAIEESNISVIVFSEDYASSKWCLNELAKIMECTKTNKKQIAFPIFYHVDPADVRHQRNSYEEAMIGHEKRFGKDSEKIKAWTAALSKVADLKGHHIHTGHEIDHVKEIAEKVHANIAPKPLLVGESPVGLDQHKEDAKSLLDLKPNDGTVCTLGIIGLGGIGKTELAKALYNKIVHQFEAASFLANVREKSNKINGLEDLQKTLLSEMFQQPKSELGSTSKGIYEIKHKLEKKKVLLVLDDVDEMKQLENLAGGSDWYGPGSRIIITTRDKGLLMGTHQIEVKTYEMTELNNQHSLQLFCRNAFGKNNPKTGYEAMSYRAIGYAKGLPLALKVIGCNLATRKSLKAWEDALKDYERIPRKGIQDVLKVSYDVLEPSAQSVFLDIACFFKGENIEYVEEVLVEFSATSNIEELVNKSLLNVDDGYLNMHDLIQDMGREIVRQEAPNNPAKRSRLWFHQDIIDVLSANDSGSDTIQGIMVGPSIYMTEVYWNDCAFEKMNCLRILIVRNITFSLKPKYLPNHLRLLHWEAYPSKTLPPKFYPRNIIIFNLPNSQLTLTEPFKQFSNLTVMNFSNNKYITTIPDVTKVENLRELRLDSCDNLTTVHESIGFLKHLVHLTASRCSKLENFLQRMFLPSLKVLDLDSCVKLEHFPDIVAEMNEPLEIHMRYTSIKKLPNSIGNLIGLVLIDMQRCCKLEYLPDSLFSLPNVVDFDFGGCPKLGGSFRRFLPDSPSEGNGRSKLKTMQFGESGLLDEDIETILSPKLERLFLSCNNLVSLPTCIKECNHLTFLDVRSCQKLEKIPECTNLRMLDVSGCPSLTHISELPCTIQQINANYCFNFSLETSDMLWDQVRKGRTELEHIMMPAVKVPKWFDYRCKGGFPVFWVRGKFPKIVLAFVFQDAVKQSPYPVNLFVELFPLINDKHVPNKTVCKFGIERNHVVVCDLQVLFCGTSIDALLLKNEWNQVHISYEVNDRTYELDKTEDYYLTVSEWGVFVDKQGIVNLEEHVQFTCPTTKDPIMTIDDFKHDDSNENPAVNENRVDKTIGIEDIPSPTAPEVDETEQYTHMLEENENSNDAAVNENENHYDKTIGTEYIPSPYPSGFFWRLLYTCFCKCFS, encoded by the exons ATGGCAAATTATGAAGAACCCTCGGATCGTTTCACCTGTGATGTTTTCCTCAGTTTTAGAGGGGAAGACACACGGTACAGTTTTATGGGATATCTTCTTGATGCATTTCAGAAGAGGGGAATCAAAGTTTTCTATGATGATAAAAGTCTGAAAATAGGGGAAGAATTGTCACCTGCATTTTATAAAGCCATAGAAGAATCTAATATCTCAGTTATTGTTTTTTCTGAGGATTATGCATCTTCTAAGTGGTGCCTTAATGAACTCGCGAAGATCATGGAATGTACGAAAACAAACAAGAAACAAATTGCTTTTCCAATCTTTTACCATGTTGATCCAGCGGATGTAAGACATCAAAGAAACAGCTATGAAGAAGCCATGATTGGTCATGAGAAGAGGTTTGGAAAAGACTCCGAGAAAATAAAAGCATGGACTGCAGCATTGTCTAAAGTGGCAGACTTGAAAGGTCACCACATCCACACTGG ACACGAAATCGATCATGTTAAAGAGATTGCCGAAAAGGTCCATGCTAATATAGCTCCTAAACCTTTACTTGTTGGTGAGAGTCCAGTTGGACTTGATCAACACAAAGAAGATGCAAAGTCACTTCTAGACTTGAAGCCAAATGACGGAACTGTATGCACGTTGGGCATAATTGGACTTGGCGGAATAGGGAAAACTGAACTTGCCAAAGCATTGTATAACAAGATTGTGCACCAATTTGAAGCTGCAAGTTTTCTTGCCAATGTTAGAGAGAAATCGAACAAAATCAATGGCCTAGAAGATTTGCAGAAGACCCTTTTATCAGAGATGTTTCAGCAGCCAAAAAGCGAGTTGGGAAGTACAAGTAAAGGAATCTATGAAATAAAACACAAgcttgaaaagaaaaaggttCTTTTGGTacttgatgatgttgatgagaTGAAACAATTAGAAAATTTGGCAGGAGGAAGTGATTGGTATGGTCCAGGTAGTAGGATCATTATAACAACAAGGGACAAAGGTTTGCTCATGGGTACTCATCAAATAGAAGTTAAGACTTATGAAATGACTGAACTTAATAATCAACATTCTCTTCAGTTGTTTTGTAGAAATGCCTTTGGAAAAAACAATCCAAAAACAGGATATGAAGCTATGTCTTATCGCGCGATTGGTTATGCAAAAGGTCTTCCATTGGCTTTAAAAGTTATAGGCTGCAATTTGGCTACTAGAAAAAGTTTAAAAGCTTGGGAGGATGCATTGAAAGATTATGAGAGGATTCCCCGTAAAGGGATTCAAGATGTGCTTAAAGTAAGCTATGATGTGTTGGAGCCTTCTGCACAAAGTGTTTTCCTCGATATAGCTTGCTTCTTCAAAGGGGAAAACATAGAATATGTTGAAGAAGTACTTGTTGAATTCAGTGCAACATCAAATATTGAAGAGCTTGTTAATAAATCTCTCTTGAATGTTGATGATGGATACTTGAATATGCATGACCTAATACAAGATATGGGTAGAGAGATTGTTAGGCAAGAGGCACCAAATAATCCTGCAAAACGTAGTAGATTATGGTTTCATCAAGATATCATTGATGTATTATCGGCCAACGATTCA GGGAGTGACACAATTCAAGGGATAATGGTTGGTCCTTCTATTTATATGACAGAAGTATATTGGAATGATTGTGCTTTTGAGAAGATGAACTGTCTCAGAATTCTCATTGTTCGaaatataactttttcattAAAGCCTAAATATCTACCAAATCATTTAAGGCTACTTCACTGGGAGGCATACCCTTCAAAGACTCTCCCACCAAAATTTTATCCGAGGAATATCATCATCTTCAATTTGCCTAATAGTCAACTTACATTGACAGAGCCATTTAAG CAATTTTCAAATCTGACTGTCATGAATTTctcaaataataaatatatcacAACAATCCCTGATGTGACCAAAGTTGAAAATTTGAGAGAATTACGACTTGATTCTTGTGATAACTTAACTACGGTTCATGAATCCATCGGATTTCTCAAACATCTTGTCCACTTAACTGCTTCGAGATGCAGCAAACTTGAAAACTTTCTGCAAAGAATGTTTTTACCATCTCTAAAAGTCCTTGACCTTGATTCGTGTGTAAAACTTGAACACTTCCCAGATATAGTGGCCGAGATGAATGAACCATTGGAGATTCATATGCGTTATACCTCTATTAAGAAGCTACCAAATTCCATTGGTAATCTTATTGGACTTGTTTTAATAGACATGCAACGATGTTGCAAACTCGAATATCTACCAGATAGCTTATTCAGTTTACCAAATGTTGTTGATTTTGACTTTGGAGGTTGTCCTAAACTTGGTGGATCGTTCAGAAGATTTCTACCTGATAGCCCTTCAGAAGGCAATGGACgttcaaaattaaaaacaatgcAATTTGGAGAAAGTGGTTTGTTAGATGAAGATATTGAGACAATTCTTAGTCCAAAATTAGAAAGATTGTTTTTATCATGCAATAATTTAGTCTCTCTCCCAACGTGCATTAAAGAGTGTAATCACTTGACATTTCTTGATGTCAGAAGTTGCCAAAAGCTTGAAAAAATTCCCGAATGCACCAACTTGAGAATGTTGGATGTCTCGGGTTGTCCGAGTCTTACACACATTTCAGAGTTACCATGCACTATTCAACAAATAAATGCAAACTATTGCTTCAACTTTTCTTTGGAGACATCAGACATGCTATGGGATCAG GTAAGAAAAGGGAGGACTGAATTAGAACATATTATGATGCCTGCAGTCAAGGTTCCAAAATGGTTTGATTATAGATGCAAAGGAGGATTTCCGGTTTTTTGGGTTCGTGGGAAGTTTCCCAAAATTGTTTTAGCATTTGTGTTCCAAGATGCAGTGAAGCAATCACCATATCCTGTTAATTTGTTTGTTGAATTATTCCCATTAATCAACGATAAACATGTCCCTAACAAAACCGTTTGCAAGTTCGGGATTGAACGGAATCATGTTGTAGTTTGTGATCTACAAGTCTTATTCTGTGGCACAAGCATTGATGCATTACTTCTTAAGAATGAATGGAATCAAGTGCATATTTCATATGAAGTCAATGACAGGACATATGAATTGGATAAAACTGAGGACTATTACTTGACAGTAAGTGAATGGGGAGTTTTTGTGGACAAACAAGGAATTGTTAACTTGGAAGAACATGTTCAATTCACGTGTCCTACTACGAAGGATCCAATTATGACGATAGATGATTTCAAACACGACGATTCCAATGAAAACCCTGCTGTTAATGAAAACCGTGTTGATAAAACAATTGGCATAGAGGATATTCCTAGTCCTACTGCTCCAGAAGTTGATGAAACTGAGCAGTACACTCATATGTTGGAGGAAAATGAGAATTCCAATGATGCTGctgttaatgaaaatgaaaatcattATGATAAAACAATTGGCACAGAATATATCCCTAGTCCTTACCCCTCTGGTTTTTTCTGGAGGCTGTTGTATACTTGTTTTTGTAAGTGTTTCTCTTAG
- the LOC123882297 gene encoding disease resistance protein RUN1-like isoform X3 — MANYEEPSDRFTCDVFLSFRGEDTRYSFMGYLLDAFQKRGIKVFYDDKSLKIGEELSPAFYKAIEESNISVIVFSEDYASSKWCLNELAKIMECTKTNKKQIAFPIFYHVDPADVRHQRNSYEEAMIGHEKRFGKDSEKIKAWTAALSKVADLKGHHIHTGHEIDHVKEIAEKVHANIAPKPLLVGESPVGLDQHKEDAKSLLDLKPNDGTVCTLGIIGLGGIGKTELAKALYNKIVHQFEAASFLANVREKSNKINGLEDLQKTLLSEMFQQPKSELGSTSKGIYEIKHKLEKKKVLLVLDDVDEMKQLENLAGGSDWYGPGSRIIITTRDKGLLMGTHQIEVKTYEMTELNNQHSLQLFCRNAFGKNNPKTGYEAMSYRAIGYAKGLPLALKVIGCNLATRKSLKAWEDALKDYERIPRKGIQDVLKVSYDVLEPSAQSVFLDIACFFKGENIEYVEEVLVEFSATSNIEELVNKSLLNVDDGYLNMHDLIQDMGREIVRQEAPNNPAKRSRLWFHQDIIDVLSANDSGSDTIQGIMVGPSIYMTEVYWNDCAFEKMNCLRILIVRNITFSLKPKYLPNHLRLLHWEAYPSKTLPPKFYPRNIIIFNLPNSQLTLTEPFKVRKGRTELEHIMMPAVKVPKWFDYRCKGGFPVFWVRGKFPKIVLAFVFQDAVKQSPYPVNLFVELFPLINDKHVPNKTVCKFGIERNHVVVCDLQVLFCGTSIDALLLKNEWNQVHISYEVNDRTYELDKTEDYYLTVSEWGVFVDKQGIVNLEEHVQFTCPTTKDPIMTIDDFKHDDSNENPAVNENRVDKTIGIEDIPSPTAPEVDETEQYTHMLEENENSNDAAVNENENHYDKTIGTEYIPSPYPSGFFWRLLYTCFCKCFS, encoded by the exons ATGGCAAATTATGAAGAACCCTCGGATCGTTTCACCTGTGATGTTTTCCTCAGTTTTAGAGGGGAAGACACACGGTACAGTTTTATGGGATATCTTCTTGATGCATTTCAGAAGAGGGGAATCAAAGTTTTCTATGATGATAAAAGTCTGAAAATAGGGGAAGAATTGTCACCTGCATTTTATAAAGCCATAGAAGAATCTAATATCTCAGTTATTGTTTTTTCTGAGGATTATGCATCTTCTAAGTGGTGCCTTAATGAACTCGCGAAGATCATGGAATGTACGAAAACAAACAAGAAACAAATTGCTTTTCCAATCTTTTACCATGTTGATCCAGCGGATGTAAGACATCAAAGAAACAGCTATGAAGAAGCCATGATTGGTCATGAGAAGAGGTTTGGAAAAGACTCCGAGAAAATAAAAGCATGGACTGCAGCATTGTCTAAAGTGGCAGACTTGAAAGGTCACCACATCCACACTGG ACACGAAATCGATCATGTTAAAGAGATTGCCGAAAAGGTCCATGCTAATATAGCTCCTAAACCTTTACTTGTTGGTGAGAGTCCAGTTGGACTTGATCAACACAAAGAAGATGCAAAGTCACTTCTAGACTTGAAGCCAAATGACGGAACTGTATGCACGTTGGGCATAATTGGACTTGGCGGAATAGGGAAAACTGAACTTGCCAAAGCATTGTATAACAAGATTGTGCACCAATTTGAAGCTGCAAGTTTTCTTGCCAATGTTAGAGAGAAATCGAACAAAATCAATGGCCTAGAAGATTTGCAGAAGACCCTTTTATCAGAGATGTTTCAGCAGCCAAAAAGCGAGTTGGGAAGTACAAGTAAAGGAATCTATGAAATAAAACACAAgcttgaaaagaaaaaggttCTTTTGGTacttgatgatgttgatgagaTGAAACAATTAGAAAATTTGGCAGGAGGAAGTGATTGGTATGGTCCAGGTAGTAGGATCATTATAACAACAAGGGACAAAGGTTTGCTCATGGGTACTCATCAAATAGAAGTTAAGACTTATGAAATGACTGAACTTAATAATCAACATTCTCTTCAGTTGTTTTGTAGAAATGCCTTTGGAAAAAACAATCCAAAAACAGGATATGAAGCTATGTCTTATCGCGCGATTGGTTATGCAAAAGGTCTTCCATTGGCTTTAAAAGTTATAGGCTGCAATTTGGCTACTAGAAAAAGTTTAAAAGCTTGGGAGGATGCATTGAAAGATTATGAGAGGATTCCCCGTAAAGGGATTCAAGATGTGCTTAAAGTAAGCTATGATGTGTTGGAGCCTTCTGCACAAAGTGTTTTCCTCGATATAGCTTGCTTCTTCAAAGGGGAAAACATAGAATATGTTGAAGAAGTACTTGTTGAATTCAGTGCAACATCAAATATTGAAGAGCTTGTTAATAAATCTCTCTTGAATGTTGATGATGGATACTTGAATATGCATGACCTAATACAAGATATGGGTAGAGAGATTGTTAGGCAAGAGGCACCAAATAATCCTGCAAAACGTAGTAGATTATGGTTTCATCAAGATATCATTGATGTATTATCGGCCAACGATTCA GGGAGTGACACAATTCAAGGGATAATGGTTGGTCCTTCTATTTATATGACAGAAGTATATTGGAATGATTGTGCTTTTGAGAAGATGAACTGTCTCAGAATTCTCATTGTTCGaaatataactttttcattAAAGCCTAAATATCTACCAAATCATTTAAGGCTACTTCACTGGGAGGCATACCCTTCAAAGACTCTCCCACCAAAATTTTATCCGAGGAATATCATCATCTTCAATTTGCCTAATAGTCAACTTACATTGACAGAGCCATTTAAG GTAAGAAAAGGGAGGACTGAATTAGAACATATTATGATGCCTGCAGTCAAGGTTCCAAAATGGTTTGATTATAGATGCAAAGGAGGATTTCCGGTTTTTTGGGTTCGTGGGAAGTTTCCCAAAATTGTTTTAGCATTTGTGTTCCAAGATGCAGTGAAGCAATCACCATATCCTGTTAATTTGTTTGTTGAATTATTCCCATTAATCAACGATAAACATGTCCCTAACAAAACCGTTTGCAAGTTCGGGATTGAACGGAATCATGTTGTAGTTTGTGATCTACAAGTCTTATTCTGTGGCACAAGCATTGATGCATTACTTCTTAAGAATGAATGGAATCAAGTGCATATTTCATATGAAGTCAATGACAGGACATATGAATTGGATAAAACTGAGGACTATTACTTGACAGTAAGTGAATGGGGAGTTTTTGTGGACAAACAAGGAATTGTTAACTTGGAAGAACATGTTCAATTCACGTGTCCTACTACGAAGGATCCAATTATGACGATAGATGATTTCAAACACGACGATTCCAATGAAAACCCTGCTGTTAATGAAAACCGTGTTGATAAAACAATTGGCATAGAGGATATTCCTAGTCCTACTGCTCCAGAAGTTGATGAAACTGAGCAGTACACTCATATGTTGGAGGAAAATGAGAATTCCAATGATGCTGctgttaatgaaaatgaaaatcattATGATAAAACAATTGGCACAGAATATATCCCTAGTCCTTACCCCTCTGGTTTTTTCTGGAGGCTGTTGTATACTTGTTTTTGTAAGTGTTTCTCTTAG